From Methanomassiliicoccales archaeon:
CCCTCTTCGTGTCCAGGCACCTTCTTGGCTGGCCATCGGGTTTGGTATGGTCCCAAATGATCCTGCCATCGAATTCGCACAGACGGCACACCAGCTCCCCAAGGTCCTTTATGCTGATCTCCCTCCCGGCCCCCAGGTTGACCGGTTCCGAGCTGTTATAATTCTCTGCGGCAAGCAGGATCCCTTCCGCGCAATCCTTGACGAATAGAAACTCCCTGGTGGCCTTTCCAGTCCCCCAAAGTTCGATGCTCTTTTTCCCCTTATCCTGGGCATCCACAACCTTTTTGATAATGGCAGGTATGACGTGTGAGGAGTCGGGATGGAAATTGTCCCTCGGCCCGTACAAGTTCACCGGCAACAGGTAGATGGAATTGTAACCGTACTGTTGCCTATAGGCCTGGGATTGGACCAGCATCATCTTCTTCGCCAAACCGTATGGAGCGTTGGTCTCCTCCGGATAGCCATTCCACAGATCCTCTTCCTTGAACGGCACCGGAGTGAACTTGGGATAGGCACAGATCGTGCCCAGAGCGACGAACTTCGGCACTCCGTTCCTTCGCGCTGCCTCGATCAACTGGATCCCCATGATGGCGTTGTCATAGAACAGTGTGGCCGGGTTCTTCATGTTGAATCCTATGCCCCCGACACTGGCCGCCAGGTGAATGACAATGTCCACCTCTTTCGTGGCCTTGAGGCAATTTTCCCATATCCTTAGATCAAGGGCCTTTGATCGGGGAATGACGATATCTTCCCGATTCACACCGAGGTTGTTGACCAGCTTTTCTGTGATATAGTGACCAACGAATCCTGCCCCTCCGGTTATAAGGATGGTCTTACCCGGCCAGAATCCCATTAGTCCACGCTCCAATATCGGTTCTTGAACTTGCTCTTCAGCACTGCGTCCCCTTTTCCAATCGGTTCCAGCCCTGCGGCACGCATATCCGCGTCCACCATTATCATGGCCAGTTCCTTGAACTTGACCTTAGGCTCCCATTTAAGCACCATCTTGGATTTGGTTGGCTCGGCTATCAGAACCTCAACCTCTGTGGGACGGAAATAACGCGGGTCGATGTCCACCCGGTCACTCTGGTCCAGTTCAGCATATTCAAATGTGAAATCGACGAACTCCTGCACTGAGTGGGTCTCACCAGTACCGATAACGAAGTCTTCGGCCTTCTCTTGCTGCAACATCAGCCACATGGCCTCCACATATTCGGGTGCGAAACCCCAGTCTCGTTTGGCCTTCAGATTCCCCAAGTATAGTTTGTCCTGCTTTTTTGATAGCATGGCTGCTATCGCGCGGGTGATCTTCCTCGTAACGAAGGTCTCCCCTCTCCGGGGTGACTCATGGTTGAAAAGGATTCCGTTGCAGGCGTACATACCATACCCTTCTCTATAGTTCTGGGCCATCCAGAAGGCGTACATTTTTGCACAGGCATATGGCGAACGGGGAATGAACGGAGTCTTTTCGCTCTGAGGGGGAAGGGCACCACCAAACATCTCACTGCTCGAGGCCTGGTAGTACCTAACTGATCTTCCGCTGCGGCGGATCGACTCCAGCATTCTTGTGGCACCCAACCCGACCACGTTTCCGGTGTACTCGGGTATGTCGAAGCTGACTCGTACATGGCTTTGAGCTCCAAGGTTGTAGACCTCGTCTGGTCGAGTGTTATAGATGATGTTGTTGATCATCTCGGAATCGGCCAGGTCACCATAGTGGAGATTGAGCCTCCTGTTCTGGGCATGAGGGTCCTGATAAATATGGCTGATGCGGGCAGTGTTGAAAGTACTGGCCCTACGGATGATACCGTGAACTTCATAGCCCTTGGAGAGCAACAATTCTGCCAAATATGAACCGTCTTGACCAGTTATACCAGTGATCAATGCCTTCTTCATCTTATTACCCCATCGATAAAGACAACGACATATTCAATAATAGATCTACAGTCAGCTATCGAATTGTCTGGGTCATTGTTTTATGATATGTAATATTATCGTTGGACTAAATCAAAAGGATCAGGACAGCGACCGTAACAAGCAAGAATCGAGCTCTCTTAGGCTTCAGGAGGGCATTTTCGATCCGCCTGCTGAGTAGATGGATCATGGATTCCGGAAGAGACAGGAATTTGGTTGATATCTGGTTTGCTAACATCTCGAAGCATCGGACTTTGAATCGGAGAATAGCCAAAGAATGTCCGCGCATATCGAATTTTGACAAAGGATTCGTAATCATAATATAATGTGTTGGTTTATCTGAGGTCAATCCAGATAAGTGGTACTAGGAAAATAATCATGATAGATACGGTTGACGTTTCATCACACAGGAGAGAGGGGCGCAACTCCACGGCTATGATCTCCGTGATAATGCCTGCCTTTAACGAAGGAAAAAAGATTAGGGCCAATTTGATCGAAGCAATAGACACCTTCCGCTCCCTCGGCCATCCTTTTGAGTTGATAGTTGTAAACGATGGAAGCACAGATGACACAGGTAACGACGTGCACAAAGTTGAATTGGAACATTCCGAGGTCATACTAGTTACCTATACCAGGAATGGAGGGAAGGGAAACGCGTTAAAAGAGGGTTGGAAATATGCGCATGGTGACCTGGTCACCTTCGTAGACGCCGACCTGGAACTTCACCCTAGACAATTGAACATGTTCCTTGATGAGATGGAAAAGAAAAGGGTCGACATTGTGATCGGCTCGAAGAGGCACCCGGAATCCATCATCCATTATCCTCTAAAAAGGAAGATTCTATCAAAATGCTACAATCTGCTTATCCGCGGTTTGTTCCAATGTAATCTGACTGACACGCAACCAGGACTGAAACTCTTCAAGAGAGAGGTCCTAGCAAAGGAATTTCCGAAGGTCTTCGTGAAGAGGTATGCCTTTGACCTCGAGCTGTTGCTTAATTCATTGAAAGATGGATACACGATCGCGGAAGTTCCGATCATGATAGACTATGTCAGAGAGAATGGCGGCAGGATCAAGCTCAAGGATGTGGGGAGGATCTACAAGGATACCATGGGCATCTTCTTTAGAATCAAATTGACCCATTTCTACGAGGCTCCAAAAAAGGAAATCGAGCCTTCTATCGAACCGACATCCTGCGCAAATGCCGATAAGATAGGAAACCAAACAATCCAATCACAAACAGTACCGAAAATGTAACTAGATTCGTAAGCATTTTCTGTGGTTGGTATTCGATCGTGACCTTCTCTGTTCCATTTTCAACGATGTATCCGTTGAAGAACATGTTCACGGACATATGTCCTGCCGTGCCATTTTCGGTGGTCATTATCCATTCAGGATCGTACCTTTCCGAGAACACCAGATAGCGTTTGTCACTTTCCACCATCAGTCCATGTCTGGTCGAACTGCCGATCGAATCGATCGGTATGAGCCCGTCCTGAATCTTCCAACTATTCTCTCTAAACAGCACGCGACCGAGGTAGATCGCGTCAACATTATAACCCAGATCGACTACATCTTTCAATGAATTGACCACCACGAACGCCATTTTGGAGACATTGTACCAACTCTCCTCTGTAAGATTCTTAACAGCCGGAATCCCCCCCACCACCGCCAGCATCTGGTTGACCTGGAGGAAATGTATGTCCCTCCATTCAGGATTTTCATATATCACCAATCCCTCAAAGGTCGCAACCTTCTTCAAGCCCACGTTCTTAAGACCGTTATCATACATCGAGAAGTTCGCCTTTGGAGCCGCCCACCAGGGAGGGGATTGCCCTTGAATGAATTCCCAATTCGCGTCTTCGTGGAGCATGACATATCGCACGTTCATGATGGAAAGCATCTTCGCAATATTCATGGTCGGTGAACTATTGACAATTTCGTTGGCCATGTTGACGAGCAATTCATTGGATTGACCAGGTTCGGAAACGATGACGACCTTGTCGAATATTGTTGAAAGAGGATCTCCCCCCCAATAACCATTCTCCCAGTTGTACGCGGCATAGCCTATTTGACAATAAGGAAGATTAAGTACCCGGAAGTCCCCAGAGCCATTATTCAAGAAATCGTTGGCCTGGTAATAATATTCGGGTACATGGATACGGGCTGAAGGGATGACTTTTCCCCCATCGAAAATAACCTGACCGGTGAAATACGGAACTGCGATCACTGAGAGCGCGAGCATGACGAGAACTGTCCAGGTCATCACCGCCAATGCCTTTGATGATATCTTACGGAATGAAAAGTCCTTCCTCTTAGGCCAGGAAACTGACCCGATGAGATAGGCCATGGAATAACCCAGGAGCAGAGCATAGCTTAAGGCCAGCAAAGGTCCGAAATGTTGGTATAGGCTCCGAAAGGCGTAAAGTAGGGGAAAAGCATCGAATAGTCCTTCCAATAGACCCCCTATGGGGGGAGTGAATCCATTGATCATTATTAGGCATAAAGCCGTGAAACCACCGAGAAGGAGTATGATGGGATTTCTTGGACGGATGAAAAATGCATAGAACGCGGTGATGGTGATGACAAGGCAAGAAAAGACAAACATGAAAGATGAAGCAAGTCCGGACCAAGAATACCAATGGTCTCCTAAATAGGTATGATACAAGGCCCAATATCCAGTCTGCAAAGCAGCGAGATAGATGGGGACGGAATTGGAATTCAACAGCTCCTCATTACTAACTCCTACCGAACTGACCCCTGCTTTGGCGAACTCCACGCTGGCGTTATTGAGGATCGAACCGAGCCAGAATACATTGACCATAAACCATAATATCATCAATATCGCGGCGAACTTGAGCACCTGTTTCCTTCTTTCCGATTTCTTGAAAATTAGGACCGCCAGGAGACCAAGGATGAAGATCCAGTCTATCATCGCGTTCACAGGATTCATGTATGAAGCGGATAAGAGTAGAGTCCACAGCAAGATGACCCCGAGAATATAGAAAGAACCTCGCCTTGTTCGTATCCCGAAAACCACCATCGCCGCGATCAGTGGCATGAAAGAGTAGGAATACCAATTGGAGGCCAATTGGTTCCAGAGAAAGGTCGATGCTATGGGTGAGAACATATAGAGGATGGATGCGAAGACCGCTCCATTCCGAAACCTTTCTTCGAATCCAAACGCCCGGTACAGCAGAAATATCGAGACCCCGGATCCTGTAAGGATAACGTAGAAGAGAAGATTCTGCGCATCATGGAGTGAGAATCCGATGAGACTCATTGCCGCATAGTACAGGTTTGTAGGTAGAATTCCGGAAACCGCCCGAGGATTTGCTATTCCTAATCCTCCATGCGGATCCCATAGCTGCAACGATTGAAACAACGTCTGTTCCGGTGAAAATGAAACATTATAATCAAACGCATCAATTACCAGATTGGACGAATACCAGGTGAAAACAACAAGTCCCAGTATCATCAGCAAAATAATTTCGATTAATTCGGTCTTTGTAAAATTGCCATTGATGAACCGAACTAACTTCCAATCGCGAAGTCGATTAAAAACCATTGACCCGTCTTGGTTTTCCGTGAGACATTTCATTATTTTCATGGATTAATAACTACCCTTCGAATTCACGATTGTGGAATGAATTCAAGCTCATTTTCGGAATTGCTCTCCGGTCTGCCGATACAGGTGAATTTTCTTATTAAAAGAGAACGCCATAGTCTCAGTCGATACGGAACAATCTCGCATGAGCTGCCCCCCATGCCAACAGACTCATCGATATTCTGTTGTTCAGGAATAACCCAAGAAACTATCATGTTTGTTTACCTGTTATTGAATCTCATTGAGAATTCATTCACTCTTATTATTTCCTTCAAAAAGATCAATGAATTCTCTAGCAGTGCGGTCCCAGTTGTATTCCTTCGCATCTTCTAGGGCATTCTTTGAGAGTTCGATTCTCTTTTCCTCCTGGCTAAGGAGAGACACAATGGTCTCCGCCATAGCAGTGGGATTTGGATCGCAAAGCAGCCCAGTTTTTCCATCCTTTATGGAATCGCGAAGTCCCGGGACCCGGTACCCGATCGCCGGTGTGCCCATGGCATTGGCCTCGGTGACGACCAGCCCCCAACCTTCTCTGACCGCCGGAACAACAATAACGTGGGCCCTTGAGACGAGCCTTGACTTCTCCTCTAGCTGAAGACGTCCATAGAAGGTGACATCTTTGACCTCGAGCTTCTTCAGTTTGGGTTGCATGTAGCCCATGCCTACCATCCACATTCGAAGGTCCGGCATCCTTGCCTTCGCGATCTGGAATGCTTTCAAGGCGTGGTCCGGAAGTTTCACCTTCTTGAATCTGCCGACGTAAATGATCGTAGGAATATTTTCCTTCTCCCCTACGGTCGAAAGCGGTTGGAAATCATATCCTTCATGGACCAGATGCAGCTTCTTGAAACCAAGAGCTCTCAAATCGTCCATGGTGGAGTTGGATACGGTAATGACGTCCATGTCAGCATATTTCTTTAACCATCTGTCCTCTAGGAAATGATTGCCGAAATAGCCTACAGGGAATGGAGTCTCATAATACCAAAATTCCCTCGCCAGCTGGTGAATCAGTGCAAATAGCTTTTCTCCCCGATTGACGAAAGTAGGGGCGTTGAATGGAATCGTGTTGATCTCGTCGACCACCACGTCAAACCTGTCAGAGTCTTTATAGAATTTCCGGGCGTGCCGGTAAACGGTGAACCGGTTGCCACCCCTGACTATCCTGACACCATCGATCTCTTCTTCCGGGAGGCATCCTTTAAAAGCGGCGGAGAATTGGGTTACTTGGTGACCCCACTTTACCCATCTTTTTTCTATCTGGTGGGTGAATTGTTCCGCTCCTCCGGCGTCTGGGTTATTGGGATCTCGCCAGTTAAACACCAAAATCTTAATCTGGTACTCCCCCTGAAGTGGAGAGGGA
This genomic window contains:
- a CDS encoding glycosyltransferase family 4 protein, with translation MYPSPLQGEYQIKILVFNWRDPNNPDAGGAEQFTHQIEKRWVKWGHQVTQFSAAFKGCLPEEEIDGVRIVRGGNRFTVYRHARKFYKDSDRFDVVVDEINTIPFNAPTFVNRGEKLFALIHQLAREFWYYETPFPVGYFGNHFLEDRWLKKYADMDVITVSNSTMDDLRALGFKKLHLVHEGYDFQPLSTVGEKENIPTIIYVGRFKKVKLPDHALKAFQIAKARMPDLRMWMVGMGYMQPKLKKLEVKDVTFYGRLQLEEKSRLVSRAHVIVVPAVREGWGLVVTEANAMGTPAIGYRVPGLRDSIKDGKTGLLCDPNPTAMAETIVSLLSQEEKRIELSKNALEDAKEYNWDRTAREFIDLFEGNNKSE
- the gmd gene encoding GDP-mannose 4,6-dehydratase, whose amino-acid sequence is MKKALITGITGQDGSYLAELLLSKGYEVHGIIRRASTFNTARISHIYQDPHAQNRRLNLHYGDLADSEMINNIIYNTRPDEVYNLGAQSHVRVSFDIPEYTGNVVGLGATRMLESIRRSGRSVRYYQASSSEMFGGALPPQSEKTPFIPRSPYACAKMYAFWMAQNYREGYGMYACNGILFNHESPRRGETFVTRKITRAIAAMLSKKQDKLYLGNLKAKRDWGFAPEYVEAMWLMLQQEKAEDFVIGTGETHSVQEFVDFTFEYAELDQSDRVDIDPRYFRPTEVEVLIAEPTKSKMVLKWEPKVKFKELAMIMVDADMRAAGLEPIGKGDAVLKSKFKNRYWSVD
- a CDS encoding glycosyltransferase, yielding MVYLRSIQISGTRKIIMIDTVDVSSHRREGRNSTAMISVIMPAFNEGKKIRANLIEAIDTFRSLGHPFELIVVNDGSTDDTGNDVHKVELEHSEVILVTYTRNGGKGNALKEGWKYAHGDLVTFVDADLELHPRQLNMFLDEMEKKRVDIVIGSKRHPESIIHYPLKRKILSKCYNLLIRGLFQCNLTDTQPGLKLFKREVLAKEFPKVFVKRYAFDLELLLNSLKDGYTIAEVPIMIDYVRENGGRIKLKDVGRIYKDTMGIFFRIKLTHFYEAPKKEIEPSIEPTSCANADKIGNQTIQSQTVPKM
- a CDS encoding alpha-(1->3)-arabinofuranosyltransferase family protein, whose translation is MKCLTENQDGSMVFNRLRDWKLVRFINGNFTKTELIEIILLMILGLVVFTWYSSNLVIDAFDYNVSFSPEQTLFQSLQLWDPHGGLGIANPRAVSGILPTNLYYAAMSLIGFSLHDAQNLLFYVILTGSGVSIFLLYRAFGFEERFRNGAVFASILYMFSPIASTFLWNQLASNWYSYSFMPLIAAMVVFGIRTRRGSFYILGVILLWTLLLSASYMNPVNAMIDWIFILGLLAVLIFKKSERRKQVLKFAAILMILWFMVNVFWLGSILNNASVEFAKAGVSSVGVSNEELLNSNSVPIYLAALQTGYWALYHTYLGDHWYSWSGLASSFMFVFSCLVITITAFYAFFIRPRNPIILLLGGFTALCLIMINGFTPPIGGLLEGLFDAFPLLYAFRSLYQHFGPLLALSYALLLGYSMAYLIGSVSWPKRKDFSFRKISSKALAVMTWTVLVMLALSVIAVPYFTGQVIFDGGKVIPSARIHVPEYYYQANDFLNNGSGDFRVLNLPYCQIGYAAYNWENGYWGGDPLSTIFDKVVIVSEPGQSNELLVNMANEIVNSSPTMNIAKMLSIMNVRYVMLHEDANWEFIQGQSPPWWAAPKANFSMYDNGLKNVGLKKVATFEGLVIYENPEWRDIHFLQVNQMLAVVGGIPAVKNLTEESWYNVSKMAFVVVNSLKDVVDLGYNVDAIYLGRVLFRENSWKIQDGLIPIDSIGSSTRHGLMVESDKRYLVFSERYDPEWIMTTENGTAGHMSVNMFFNGYIVENGTEKVTIEYQPQKMLTNLVTFSVLFVIGLFGFLSYRHLRRMSVR
- a CDS encoding GDP-L-fucose synthase; amino-acid sequence: MGFWPGKTILITGGAGFVGHYITEKLVNNLGVNREDIVIPRSKALDLRIWENCLKATKEVDIVIHLAASVGGIGFNMKNPATLFYDNAIMGIQLIEAARRNGVPKFVALGTICAYPKFTPVPFKEEDLWNGYPEETNAPYGLAKKMMLVQSQAYRQQYGYNSIYLLPVNLYGPRDNFHPDSSHVIPAIIKKVVDAQDKGKKSIELWGTGKATREFLFVKDCAEGILLAAENYNSSEPVNLGAGREISIKDLGELVCRLCEFDGRIIWDHTKPDGQPRRCLDTKRAEKAFGFKAKTDFETGLKETIDWYREHRDLQGDLVNPHC